One region of Syntrophobacter fumaroxidans MPOB genomic DNA includes:
- the pnp gene encoding polyribonucleotide nucleotidyltransferase, whose protein sequence is MKHSVQVEVGGRPMVFEAGEIARQAGGSVLMRYGDTVVLIAATKEDRIREGIDFVPLMVDYQEMSYAAGRIPGGFFRREIGRPSEKETLTSRLIDRPIRPLFPKKYCYETQVVATVLSVDMENEPDVVALTGASTALHISPVPFQGPVAAVRVGRINGSFAINPSAKELLESDLNVVVAGSRDAVVMVEGGADFVSEDDLVDAIDFGHKAILPILDAQDELQRRIAPVKEAPPEVVRNESLVQAVRDAAAAEMRAVMTTPEKHPRRDRKKALKERIQAELVSDDPDRPKQIDNILEDLEKEVVRRMMVEEGRRIDGRRFDEIRPINIQAGVLPRTHGSAVFTRGETQVLAVVTLGSSSDEQKIEALAGETFKSFMLHYNFPAFSVGEVRPLRGPGRREIGHGALAERSVKAVLPRDGEFPYTIRVVSEVLESNGSSSMATVCGSSLALMDAGVPITEPVGGIAMGLVKEGDKIIVLSDILGDEDHLGDMDFKVTGSERGITAIQMDVKIAGIDRGIMQRALEQARAGRIFILGKMKEVLSAPRPELSPYAPRVITIMINPEKIRDVIGPGGKVIRSIVAETGAKIDIEDSGKVVIMSPDGAACDKAVERIRGLTQEPEVGQLYMSRIVRVTDFGAFAEILPNIEGLIHISQLEHRRVRKVTDVVQEGDEVLVKVIEIDKDGRIRLSRKAALEKPEGGGQ, encoded by the coding sequence ATGAAGCATTCAGTTCAAGTGGAAGTCGGCGGTCGCCCGATGGTATTCGAAGCCGGGGAGATTGCCCGCCAGGCCGGCGGTTCCGTGCTCATGCGTTACGGAGACACGGTGGTGCTTATTGCAGCGACGAAGGAGGACCGAATTCGGGAAGGAATCGATTTCGTGCCTCTTATGGTGGACTATCAGGAGATGAGTTATGCCGCGGGGCGAATTCCGGGCGGGTTCTTCCGCCGCGAGATCGGCCGTCCGAGCGAGAAGGAAACTCTGACCTCCCGCCTGATCGACCGGCCCATCCGTCCGCTCTTTCCGAAAAAATACTGCTACGAGACTCAGGTGGTCGCCACAGTCCTTTCGGTGGACATGGAGAATGAACCTGATGTCGTGGCGCTGACCGGAGCTTCGACGGCTCTCCATATTTCCCCGGTGCCCTTCCAGGGACCGGTGGCGGCCGTACGCGTCGGCAGAATCAACGGATCCTTCGCCATCAATCCCAGCGCGAAGGAACTCCTCGAGAGCGACCTGAACGTCGTGGTGGCCGGCTCACGCGACGCGGTGGTGATGGTCGAAGGCGGCGCGGATTTCGTTTCGGAAGACGATCTCGTCGATGCCATCGACTTCGGGCACAAAGCCATTCTCCCCATCCTGGACGCCCAGGACGAGCTTCAGCGCAGGATCGCACCGGTAAAGGAGGCGCCTCCCGAGGTGGTGAGGAATGAATCCCTGGTCCAGGCTGTCCGGGACGCCGCCGCGGCGGAAATGCGCGCGGTCATGACCACGCCGGAAAAGCACCCGCGTCGCGATCGGAAGAAAGCCCTGAAAGAACGTATCCAGGCGGAACTGGTCTCCGATGATCCCGATCGCCCGAAGCAGATCGACAATATTCTTGAAGACCTGGAAAAGGAAGTGGTTCGGCGCATGATGGTGGAGGAAGGCCGCCGGATCGACGGAAGAAGGTTCGACGAGATCCGCCCCATCAACATCCAGGCGGGCGTTCTGCCGAGAACTCACGGTTCGGCGGTTTTCACCCGCGGCGAAACACAGGTGCTGGCCGTCGTGACGCTCGGCTCCTCTTCGGATGAGCAGAAGATCGAGGCCCTGGCGGGTGAAACCTTCAAGTCGTTCATGCTCCACTACAATTTCCCCGCGTTTTCCGTAGGCGAAGTCCGTCCGCTCCGCGGGCCGGGACGTCGGGAGATCGGACACGGGGCTCTCGCTGAACGATCGGTGAAAGCCGTGCTTCCCAGGGACGGCGAATTCCCATACACCATCCGGGTGGTCTCCGAGGTCCTGGAATCCAACGGATCGAGCTCCATGGCCACCGTTTGCGGGTCTTCGCTGGCGCTCATGGACGCAGGGGTTCCCATCACCGAACCGGTCGGGGGCATCGCCATGGGGTTGGTGAAGGAAGGGGACAAAATCATCGTTCTCTCGGACATCCTTGGCGATGAAGACCACCTTGGCGATATGGATTTCAAGGTCACGGGCAGCGAACGGGGCATCACTGCGATCCAGATGGACGTGAAGATCGCCGGAATCGACCGCGGCATCATGCAGCGCGCACTGGAACAGGCGCGCGCCGGCCGAATCTTCATCCTGGGGAAAATGAAGGAAGTGCTGTCGGCCCCGAGGCCTGAACTGTCCCCGTACGCCCCCCGCGTCATCACCATCATGATCAACCCGGAAAAGATCCGCGACGTGATCGGACCGGGAGGGAAGGTCATCCGTTCCATCGTTGCCGAAACGGGGGCCAAGATCGATATCGAAGATTCCGGAAAAGTCGTCATCATGAGCCCGGACGGCGCCGCCTGCGACAAGGCGGTGGAGCGGATCCGGGGGCTGACGCAGGAACCCGAGGTGGGGCAGCTCTACATGTCCCGCATTGTACGCGTCACCGATTTCGGAGCCTTTGCGGAAATCCTGCCCAACATCGAAGGTCTGATACACATCTCCCAGCTCGAGCACAGGCGGGTGCGCAAGGTCACCGACGTGGTCCAGGAAGGGGACGAGGTTCTTGTCAAGGTCATCGAAATCGACAAGGACGGGCGAATCCGCCTGAGTCGGAAAGCTGCCCTCGAAAAACCTGAAGGCGGCGGCCAATAG
- a CDS encoding MBL fold metallo-hydrolase, which yields MSLMFQVIASGSKGNSILISSPRTHILLDAGLSARELVRRLEKTSVNARQLDAVVVSHEHADHVRGVGVLSRRFELVVHLSQGSLEGLDPQIGRLAGHQVFQPGRAFDIGDLRLHPFPISHDAREPSGFVVEHAGVRLGICTDLGVVTELVKARLQGCSGLVIEANHDPDLLINGPYPWHLKQRIRSRHGHLSNIDSLELLKCLYNECLRSVVFAHLSETNNHPELVLENSRDLVNNPRWEKVRFQVGKQHDVTPPVELM from the coding sequence ATGTCGCTCATGTTTCAGGTCATTGCCAGCGGTTCCAAGGGAAACTCGATCCTGATTTCAAGCCCCCGGACGCACATCCTCCTGGATGCCGGGCTGAGCGCGAGAGAGCTTGTCCGCCGGCTCGAAAAGACTTCCGTGAACGCCCGGCAACTGGACGCGGTGGTCGTCAGCCACGAGCACGCCGACCATGTTCGGGGCGTCGGAGTGCTGAGCCGCCGGTTCGAACTGGTCGTCCACCTCAGCCAGGGTTCCCTGGAAGGCCTGGACCCGCAGATCGGCCGTCTGGCCGGCCACCAGGTCTTTCAGCCGGGCCGGGCTTTCGACATCGGCGACCTTCGGCTGCATCCTTTTCCCATTTCCCACGACGCCCGGGAACCGTCCGGTTTCGTTGTCGAGCACGCCGGCGTGAGGCTAGGCATCTGCACCGACCTCGGGGTCGTCACCGAGCTTGTCAAGGCAAGACTGCAGGGATGCTCCGGCCTGGTCATCGAAGCAAATCACGATCCGGACCTCCTGATCAACGGCCCCTATCCGTGGCACCTCAAACAGCGCATCAGGAGCCGGCACGGGCATCTGTCCAACATCGACAGCCTGGAGCTGCTGAAATGCCTCTACAACGAATGCTTGCGTTCAGTTGTGTTCGCCCACCTGAGCGAAACGAACAACCACCCCGAACTCGTGCTTGAAAACTCCAGGGATTTGGTCAACAATCCCCGGTGGGAGAAGGTCCGTTTCCAAGTTGGAAAACAGCATGACGTCACGCCGCCCGTCGAACTGATGTGA
- the secF gene encoding protein translocase subunit SecF: MELIKPGINLNFVGMRYKAFLASVVVLLIGLAAFYLKGLNMGVDFAGGTLLQVKFSQPTNPDAIREALKEEAANSTIQQVGSKENNEYLIRTDAMPSELQALSQKFDRDLAKAFGEGKATVLRVEMVGPKVGEDLRQKALKAMYYALLFIAIYISGRFEFKWVTSAVMGGVLMVGIYFMEALQTNVTYLVVAALCVTLVLCWILKLPYALGALVSLVHDILITIGIFIIFDKEFTIEVFAALLTLAGYSLNDTIIVYDRIRENRNKDRKQKFDVMVNDAINQTLSRTLLTSTCVLFVLLCLFFLGGAVIHDFTFAMLIGIITGTYSSVFVASPILIIYEDLTKKGLKPKRA, encoded by the coding sequence ATGGAACTGATCAAGCCCGGTATCAATCTGAATTTTGTGGGGATGCGCTACAAAGCGTTCCTTGCGTCCGTCGTCGTTCTCTTGATCGGATTGGCGGCGTTCTACTTGAAAGGCCTGAACATGGGCGTCGACTTTGCCGGCGGAACCCTGCTCCAGGTGAAATTCAGCCAGCCCACAAACCCGGACGCGATTCGGGAGGCGCTCAAAGAAGAGGCCGCCAACAGCACCATCCAGCAAGTCGGTTCGAAGGAGAACAACGAGTACCTGATCCGAACCGATGCCATGCCGTCCGAGCTGCAGGCCCTGTCGCAGAAGTTCGATCGCGATCTTGCCAAAGCTTTCGGTGAAGGCAAGGCCACCGTGCTCCGCGTGGAGATGGTGGGTCCCAAAGTGGGCGAAGATCTGCGGCAGAAAGCGCTCAAGGCGATGTACTACGCGCTGCTCTTCATCGCCATCTACATTTCCGGCAGGTTCGAATTCAAATGGGTTACCAGTGCCGTGATGGGCGGCGTGTTGATGGTCGGGATCTACTTCATGGAGGCTCTCCAGACGAACGTCACCTACCTTGTTGTGGCGGCGCTGTGCGTCACGCTCGTTCTGTGCTGGATCCTCAAGTTGCCTTACGCGCTCGGGGCACTGGTGTCCCTCGTGCACGACATCCTGATCACCATAGGGATTTTCATCATTTTCGACAAGGAGTTCACCATCGAGGTGTTCGCCGCCCTGTTGACCCTTGCGGGCTACTCGCTCAACGACACGATCATCGTCTACGACCGTATCCGGGAAAACCGCAACAAGGACAGGAAACAGAAATTCGATGTGATGGTCAACGATGCGATCAATCAAACCCTGAGCCGCACACTGCTCACCTCGACCTGCGTGCTTTTCGTTCTGCTGTGCCTCTTTTTCCTGGGCGGCGCGGTGATCCATGATTTCACCTTCGCCATGTTGATCGGCATCATCACGGGAACCTACTCGTCCGTCTTCGTGGCGAGCCCGATTCTGATCATCTACGAGGATTTGACCAAGAAAGGACTGAAGCCCAAGCGCGCCTGA
- the rpsO gene encoding 30S ribosomal protein S15, translating to MTPEKKKEIIEGFKVHSADTGSPEVQIALLSERISYLTEHFKMHKKDHHSRRGLLKLVGQRRQLLNYLKKKNAERYNNVIERLGLRR from the coding sequence ATGACCCCTGAAAAGAAGAAGGAAATCATCGAAGGATTCAAAGTGCACTCGGCCGATACCGGGTCCCCGGAAGTGCAGATAGCCCTGCTCAGTGAGAGAATCAGCTATCTGACGGAACACTTTAAAATGCACAAGAAAGATCATCATTCACGCCGGGGCCTCCTGAAGCTGGTTGGACAGCGCAGGCAGCTCCTCAATTACCTCAAAAAGAAGAACGCCGAACGTTACAATAACGTGATCGAACGTTTGGGACTGCGCCGCTAG
- a CDS encoding universal stress protein, with translation METLQKCLLLPIDGSEECLRPVSFLKRLYPDLRNISVILFYLRPPLSPFYQEKADSVPLLEKRKELFAARERNSRAIFENARRHLIRAGFSDETVQECAEEKQSSAGRHACLLADIRQVDAVLVQKRVSSSLEGFLRGDPTSDLLRHCLASPIWFTEGQVDPERAAICVLNEDASLRIADHAAFMLADTTVEITLLHASRTVPRMISAHPAGVMGEELGSWLKTPAGQVIEPFLAESRQILRTAGIDESRVRVTLIPDKGNTAMEILSHCREQGIGIVALGHSEPAGTWGFFKNSVTRKVLSEFKNMAVWVNQ, from the coding sequence GTGGAGACTCTGCAAAAGTGCCTGCTGCTTCCCATCGACGGAAGCGAGGAATGTCTCAGGCCGGTTTCGTTCCTGAAGCGCCTGTACCCTGACTTGCGGAACATCAGCGTGATCCTCTTCTACTTGCGACCTCCGCTGTCCCCTTTCTACCAGGAAAAAGCGGATTCCGTGCCGTTGCTGGAAAAAAGAAAAGAGTTGTTCGCCGCCAGGGAGAGGAACTCTCGCGCGATCTTTGAGAATGCGCGAAGACACCTCATTCGCGCGGGGTTTTCCGATGAGACGGTCCAGGAGTGTGCGGAGGAGAAACAATCCAGCGCAGGACGCCATGCATGCCTGCTCGCCGATATCAGGCAGGTGGACGCGGTCCTGGTTCAGAAGCGGGTCAGCAGCAGCCTGGAAGGTTTCCTGCGAGGGGACCCGACTTCGGACCTGCTTCGACACTGCCTGGCAAGCCCGATCTGGTTCACCGAGGGACAAGTCGATCCCGAGCGTGCCGCCATTTGCGTTCTCAACGAAGACGCATCGTTGCGGATCGCCGATCATGCGGCCTTCATGCTTGCCGATACGACCGTGGAGATCACGCTCCTGCATGCGTCGAGAACGGTACCCCGGATGATCTCCGCGCATCCGGCCGGCGTAATGGGAGAAGAGCTCGGCTCATGGCTGAAAACGCCGGCCGGGCAAGTCATCGAGCCCTTTCTGGCGGAATCCCGTCAAATCCTGCGCACGGCGGGAATCGACGAATCCAGGGTTCGCGTGACGCTCATTCCCGACAAGGGCAACACCGCCATGGAGATCCTCTCCCACTGCCGGGAACAGGGGATCGGCATCGTTGCCCTCGGCCACTCCGAACCTGCTGGGACGTGGGGGTTCTTCAAGAACTCGGTGACTCGGAAGGTTCTCTCCGAATTCAAAAACATGGCGGTGTGGGTGAATCAGTGA
- the yajC gene encoding preprotein translocase subunit YajC: MDLTGIAYAMGTTGQGGAAEGAGGGLAAFAPLIIMVAIFYFLLIRPQQKKQKEHRAMLGNLKKDDVVLTQGGLQGKITGLTDTVATIEIADKVRVKVHRGYIAALISKGETPAE; encoded by the coding sequence ATGGATTTGACCGGTATTGCTTATGCAATGGGCACGACTGGCCAGGGCGGCGCCGCGGAAGGCGCAGGCGGCGGTCTGGCGGCTTTCGCACCATTGATCATCATGGTCGCGATTTTCTACTTTCTCCTGATCAGGCCTCAGCAAAAGAAACAGAAAGAACACCGGGCCATGCTGGGCAACCTGAAAAAGGACGACGTCGTCCTCACGCAAGGAGGACTGCAGGGCAAGATCACCGGTTTGACCGACACGGTGGCGACTATCGAAATTGCCGACAAGGTTCGAGTCAAGGTGCACAGAGGATACATCGCGGCCTTGATTTCCAAGGGTGAGACTCCCGCCGAATAG
- a CDS encoding M16 family metallopeptidase, producing the protein MLTEKIPFAHSVSTGIWVGVGSRDEEEDERGITHFIEHMLFKGTQRRSALDIAKEFDSVGGFANAFTSKEHVCVHAKVLASHLPLVVDVLSDIFLNSVFSDNEIEREQQVILQEIRMIEDTPDEYVHILFQEMFWKDNPLGLPIYGSAQALESLDRTKVLRYLSRHFHSDKIVISAAGNLDHDRFLELIGPPMEGLNHPALPGRRVVPKNHPLVRIIPKDLELVHVCLGMRGNSQVDENRFASHLLNVVLGSSMSSRLFQEIREKRGLAYSVYSFSHSHVDAGILGIYAGVGARNVQETLELIREQLSLLADELISDEELNAAKEYLRGSMYLNAESTDSRMNRMAKNEFLFGRFVDFSEIEEKIVGVRAEQIRDWFREVYTPQELTVLLMGPVEMDRADVEKALS; encoded by the coding sequence GTGCTGACCGAAAAGATTCCTTTTGCGCATTCGGTATCTACCGGGATTTGGGTCGGCGTGGGATCAAGAGACGAGGAAGAGGATGAGAGGGGGATCACTCACTTCATCGAGCACATGCTGTTCAAGGGAACTCAGCGACGAAGCGCGCTCGACATAGCCAAAGAGTTCGATTCCGTCGGGGGGTTCGCCAACGCCTTCACATCGAAGGAACACGTCTGCGTTCACGCCAAGGTTCTGGCATCCCACCTCCCCCTGGTGGTGGACGTCCTTTCGGATATCTTCTTGAATTCCGTGTTCTCGGACAACGAAATCGAACGGGAACAACAGGTGATCCTCCAGGAAATCCGGATGATCGAAGATACTCCGGATGAGTACGTTCACATCCTTTTCCAGGAGATGTTCTGGAAGGACAACCCCCTGGGGCTGCCGATCTATGGATCGGCACAGGCCCTGGAGTCGCTCGACAGGACAAAGGTGCTTCGTTACCTGTCGCGGCATTTCCACTCCGACAAGATCGTCATCTCCGCGGCCGGCAACCTGGATCACGATCGTTTCCTGGAGCTCATCGGCCCCCCCATGGAAGGTCTCAACCATCCCGCGCTGCCCGGCCGGCGGGTCGTTCCAAAGAACCACCCCCTTGTCAGGATCATTCCCAAGGACCTGGAACTGGTCCACGTCTGTCTCGGAATGAGAGGCAATTCCCAGGTGGACGAAAACCGGTTCGCCTCGCATCTTTTGAACGTGGTACTGGGAAGCAGCATGAGCAGCAGGCTGTTCCAGGAAATCAGGGAAAAACGAGGCCTCGCCTACTCGGTCTATTCATTCTCGCACAGTCATGTGGACGCGGGCATCCTTGGAATTTACGCCGGAGTCGGCGCGCGGAACGTGCAAGAGACACTCGAGCTCATCCGGGAACAGCTCTCCCTACTGGCCGATGAACTCATCTCCGACGAGGAGCTCAATGCCGCCAAGGAATACCTGAGGGGAAGCATGTACCTGAATGCGGAAAGCACCGACTCCCGAATGAACCGGATGGCCAAGAACGAGTTTCTTTTCGGTCGCTTTGTCGATTTTTCGGAAATCGAGGAGAAGATTGTCGGTGTCCGCGCGGAGCAGATCCGGGATTGGTTCCGGGAAGTCTATACACCGCAGGAGTTGACGGTGTTGCTAATGGGACCGGTGGAGATGGACCGCGCCGATGTGGAAAAGGCACTCTCCTGA
- the truB gene encoding tRNA pseudouridine(55) synthase TruB, translated as MREMFPITAQSSTASTGGNPSRPDFAMREKEPSGLLVLDKPEGMTSSTLVTRVKRLLGLRKAGHCGTLDPFATGVLLVCVNQATRFAEQLTGQTKVYRFTARLGIETDTLDRTGTVVRTRDDVVPSERELLEAVRLHEGTQVQEVPRYAAVKVQGKRLYELARKGIDVELPRREVHIHRFDLISYRYPEVVLETKCSKGTYVRQLAADLGRRLGCGAHVMHLRRLACGPFGLERASSLEQMHDGASDGSWLAKLVPMADALSHLPALTIEDGQVLSRLRYGQLDADWEAEHSGRFSRRVGPVRIVTADGRLAALWWPWPESEHQRRLRVFQL; from the coding sequence ATGAGAGAGATGTTTCCCATAACCGCGCAATCGAGCACGGCATCCACGGGCGGTAACCCCTCCCGCCCCGATTTCGCCATGCGCGAAAAGGAGCCGAGCGGGCTCCTGGTTCTCGACAAGCCTGAAGGAATGACGTCCTCGACCCTCGTCACCAGGGTCAAGAGGCTGTTAGGCCTTCGCAAGGCAGGCCACTGCGGAACGCTGGACCCTTTCGCCACGGGTGTGCTCCTTGTATGCGTGAACCAGGCCACTCGATTCGCCGAGCAGCTGACCGGCCAGACCAAAGTCTACCGTTTCACCGCGCGCTTGGGCATCGAAACGGATACGCTCGACAGGACCGGCACGGTGGTGCGCACCCGCGATGACGTGGTCCCGTCCGAACGGGAACTGCTGGAGGCGGTGCGCTTGCACGAGGGGACACAGGTGCAGGAGGTTCCTCGGTACGCGGCCGTGAAGGTTCAGGGAAAACGGCTGTACGAGCTGGCGAGAAAGGGAATCGATGTCGAGCTGCCCAGGCGGGAAGTGCATATCCATCGCTTCGACTTGATTTCCTACCGTTACCCCGAGGTTGTTCTGGAAACGAAGTGCTCGAAGGGCACGTACGTTCGTCAGTTGGCGGCGGATTTGGGGAGGCGCCTGGGATGCGGGGCTCACGTCATGCATCTGCGGCGGCTCGCGTGCGGCCCCTTCGGCCTGGAGCGGGCAAGCTCGCTGGAGCAGATGCACGACGGGGCTTCGGACGGCTCCTGGTTGGCGAAGCTCGTTCCCATGGCCGACGCGCTTTCGCACCTGCCCGCGCTGACGATCGAGGACGGGCAGGTTCTCAGTCGCTTGCGGTACGGACAGCTTGACGCAGACTGGGAGGCGGAACACTCCGGACGGTTTTCCCGGCGCGTGGGACCGGTGCGTATCGTCACCGCCGACGGACGCCTGGCGGCACTCTGGTGGCCGTGGCCGGAATCGGAGCACCAACGCCGTTTACGCGTGTTTCAACTTTGA
- the secD gene encoding protein translocase subunit SecD — MSNLKWRALLVVVVLIVGVVYLVPTFVSTLPPGWSKFLPKDKIRLGLDLQGGMHLILEVEADQAVSNTATRLAEDLKDAFRKEKIAFNKIDKTGKWDIEVQLPGTEQQSQIGPLVEKEFPTLKWVSAETQPEGTVKVMLTVHEKEVERVQKAAIAQGLETIRNRIDQFGVSEPDIRPQGEDRILVQLPGIQDPQRAVELIGKTAQLEFKLVAEGVSPQDVKSGKAPAGTKIYPMKHTDRTTRQRTESQIVLNDRTLMSGEYITNAQVEIDRQHSSSYVALDFDAQGAKLFEKITEANVKKQLAIVLDGVVYSAPVIQETIGGGKATITGSFTDQEARDLAIVLRAGALPAPVKILEQRTVGPSLGADSINKGVLASIVGGIGTILFMLIYYRFGGVVADLALALNVLLVLAGMAAFGFTLTLPGIAGIALTIGMAVDANVLIYERIREELRLGKTPRAALETGYDRATLTILDANVTTIIAALVLLQFGTGPVRGFAVTLTVGLAANMFTAIFVTRVIFDYLLVQRRIKTLSI; from the coding sequence TTGAGCAATCTTAAATGGCGAGCACTTCTTGTGGTTGTGGTCCTCATTGTGGGGGTCGTTTATCTGGTGCCGACTTTCGTCTCGACCTTGCCTCCGGGATGGAGCAAATTCTTGCCGAAAGACAAGATCAGACTGGGACTCGATCTCCAGGGCGGCATGCATCTCATCCTGGAGGTTGAAGCGGACCAAGCGGTGAGCAACACTGCGACGCGCTTGGCCGAGGACCTCAAGGACGCTTTCCGGAAAGAGAAGATTGCGTTCAACAAGATCGACAAGACCGGCAAGTGGGATATAGAGGTTCAGCTCCCGGGGACCGAGCAGCAGAGTCAAATCGGCCCGCTCGTGGAGAAAGAATTTCCCACACTGAAATGGGTCAGCGCCGAAACGCAGCCCGAAGGAACCGTCAAGGTCATGCTGACGGTCCACGAGAAAGAAGTGGAACGGGTCCAGAAGGCGGCCATAGCCCAGGGTCTGGAGACCATACGCAATCGCATCGATCAGTTCGGCGTCAGCGAACCGGACATCAGGCCGCAGGGCGAGGATCGCATCCTGGTGCAGCTGCCCGGCATTCAAGACCCGCAGCGCGCCGTGGAACTTATCGGCAAGACGGCCCAACTGGAATTCAAGCTGGTGGCGGAGGGCGTGAGCCCTCAGGACGTGAAGTCGGGCAAGGCGCCGGCGGGGACCAAAATCTATCCCATGAAGCACACGGACCGGACAACCCGGCAGAGGACGGAAAGTCAAATCGTGCTCAACGACCGGACCCTCATGAGCGGCGAATACATCACCAACGCCCAGGTGGAAATCGACCGCCAGCACAGCAGTTCATATGTCGCCCTGGATTTCGACGCCCAGGGGGCCAAGTTGTTTGAAAAGATCACTGAAGCCAACGTGAAGAAGCAGCTTGCCATCGTGCTGGACGGGGTCGTCTACTCCGCTCCGGTCATCCAGGAGACCATCGGCGGCGGCAAGGCGACCATCACGGGATCATTCACCGACCAGGAAGCTCGCGATCTGGCCATCGTGCTGAGAGCGGGTGCGCTTCCCGCGCCGGTGAAGATCCTCGAGCAAAGGACGGTCGGGCCTTCCCTTGGGGCCGATTCGATCAACAAGGGGGTGCTTGCATCCATCGTGGGCGGCATCGGAACCATTCTTTTCATGCTCATCTATTACCGGTTCGGAGGTGTCGTGGCCGACCTCGCCCTGGCGCTCAACGTGCTCCTGGTGCTGGCGGGCATGGCGGCGTTCGGGTTCACCCTGACGCTGCCCGGCATTGCGGGTATCGCCCTCACCATCGGCATGGCCGTCGACGCGAACGTACTCATCTATGAACGAATACGGGAAGAACTGCGATTGGGCAAGACGCCGCGGGCAGCCTTGGAAACGGGCTATGACAGGGCTACCTTGACGATTCTCGATGCGAACGTCACCACCATCATCGCCGCCCTGGTGCTGCTCCAGTTCGGCACCGGTCCCGTGAGGGGATTCGCGGTCACCCTGACCGTGGGTTTGGCGGCCAACATGTTTACGGCGATCTTCGTCACGCGCGTCATCTTTGACTACCTTCTCGTCCAGCGGCGGATCAAAACTCTGAGCATCTAG